One stretch of Aeromicrobium fastidiosum DNA includes these proteins:
- a CDS encoding ABC transporter codes for MKPRSRHPRTVGLLLPTALVLLAACSNAPASDQRSRDAGADDHGAITGAAEVAEPQLHLVSVDETGATSMLDLLTDEATDLDAVRPAESVTSDGRYVFSADETGVDVVDSGVWTWDHTDHFHYYRAQPSTVGRIAGRGTATVSTGMLSTAGSTGVFFPGSGEAVLLDNAALSRGRAKETFRLDVGPHEGLVAPLGDGAVVSEPGGRLRVVDAQGEQIGGTECIAASGTITTRVGLVVGCADGAELLTLDGDEPVIERIPYPDGAAAPATSFSARKGRPTVAGLGDGSGIWLLDTRERSWQWIQTDTPVVAASAVDDADTHVVALGEDGTVQVYDGTSGEQLSSTDSVLASTLADPDLAPGVTLTVDAQRAYVNAAADGVVHEIDYADGARVARSLRTPTRPVHVAETGR; via the coding sequence ATGAAGCCCCGATCCCGCCACCCCCGCACCGTCGGTCTGTTGCTGCCCACGGCGCTCGTCCTGCTGGCAGCCTGCTCCAACGCCCCCGCATCGGACCAGCGGTCCCGTGACGCCGGCGCTGACGACCACGGCGCGATCACGGGTGCCGCCGAGGTCGCCGAGCCGCAGCTGCACCTCGTGTCGGTCGACGAGACTGGCGCGACCTCGATGCTCGACCTGCTGACCGACGAGGCGACCGACCTCGACGCCGTCCGGCCGGCTGAGTCCGTCACCAGCGACGGACGCTACGTGTTCTCGGCCGACGAGACCGGCGTCGATGTCGTCGACAGCGGGGTCTGGACGTGGGACCACACCGATCACTTCCACTACTACCGGGCCCAGCCGAGCACCGTCGGACGGATCGCGGGCCGCGGCACCGCCACGGTCTCGACCGGCATGCTGTCGACCGCCGGCAGCACCGGGGTCTTCTTCCCGGGCTCGGGCGAGGCGGTGCTGCTCGACAACGCCGCGCTGAGCCGCGGACGGGCGAAGGAGACGTTCAGGCTCGACGTCGGCCCGCACGAGGGACTCGTCGCCCCGCTCGGCGACGGGGCCGTCGTGAGCGAGCCCGGCGGTCGCCTGCGCGTCGTCGACGCACAGGGCGAACAGATCGGCGGCACCGAGTGCATCGCAGCGTCCGGCACCATCACGACCCGCGTGGGTCTCGTGGTCGGCTGCGCCGACGGGGCCGAGCTGCTGACGCTCGACGGCGACGAGCCCGTGATCGAGCGCATCCCCTATCCGGACGGCGCCGCCGCACCTGCCACGTCGTTCTCCGCACGCAAGGGACGTCCGACGGTCGCCGGCCTGGGCGACGGCTCGGGCATCTGGCTCCTCGACACCCGTGAGCGCTCGTGGCAGTGGATCCAGACGGACACTCCGGTCGTCGCCGCGTCCGCCGTGGACGACGCCGACACGCACGTCGTCGCGCTGGGCGAGGACGGCACGGTGCAGGTCTACGACGGGACGTCGGGCGAGCAGCTGTCCAGCACCGACTCAGTCCTGGCGTCCACGCTGGCCGACCCGGACCTCGCGCCCGGCGTGACCCTGACGGTCGATGCGCAGCGGGCGTACGTCAACGCCGCGGCGGACGGCGTGGTCCACGAGATCGACTACGCCGACGGGGCGCGGGTCGCACGATCGCTGCGCACGCCGACCCGGCCGGTCCACGTCGCGGAGACCGGACGATGA
- a CDS encoding DedA family protein, which translates to MIALLLGFAFALAESGLGLGAVVPGEVAISGLAASVHGLVPTLALGLAVMLGAVAGDHVGLMIGRLGGGRLRESRLTARAGVDRWDRAADLVQRHGFWAVLASRMLPFVRTVMPVVAGAAGLRYRSFVAASLIGGAAWSALWVGAGAGIGASGALGHPWLLGAIAVMALLTVTVRTIVRRRRARASLPPERALHGGGHLVGC; encoded by the coding sequence GTGATTGCCCTGCTGCTGGGCTTCGCCTTCGCGCTCGCCGAGTCGGGCCTCGGACTGGGTGCCGTCGTGCCCGGCGAGGTCGCCATCTCGGGGCTGGCGGCGAGCGTCCACGGGCTGGTACCCACGCTCGCGCTCGGGCTAGCGGTCATGCTCGGAGCGGTCGCCGGCGACCACGTGGGACTCATGATCGGCCGACTCGGCGGCGGACGGTTGCGCGAGTCGCGCCTCACCGCCCGTGCCGGCGTCGACCGGTGGGACCGGGCCGCCGACCTCGTGCAACGCCACGGCTTCTGGGCCGTCCTGGCCAGCCGCATGCTGCCCTTCGTTCGCACCGTCATGCCGGTCGTGGCCGGTGCCGCCGGGCTGCGGTACCGCTCGTTCGTGGCGGCGTCCCTGATCGGCGGGGCCGCCTGGTCCGCGCTCTGGGTCGGTGCCGGGGCCGGCATCGGTGCCAGCGGCGCTCTCGGCCACCCGTGGCTGCTGGGGGCCATCGCGGTCATGGCACTGCTGACCGTGACCGTCCGAACGATCGTGCGTCGTCGCCGGGCCAGGGCGTCACTGCCCCCGGAGCGCGCGCTGCACGGCGGCGGCCACCTGGTCGGGTGCTGA
- a CDS encoding aldose epimerase family protein yields the protein MTVLTIGRAPGIELQLLDLGATVHRLLVTGGDGVRRNIVLGHPTPEEYLASTAYLGGTIGRYANRIAAGRFELDGDPVTVGTHDRGNHLHGGPDGFDRRTWTIARHDEMLVEMTLTSPAGDQGFPGEVRASVTFTVRDDAVDVVMTATTSAPTVVNMTNHAYFNLAGEGSGVVDDHELTVAAQEYTPVDDTGIPLGAHAPVDGTPFDLRSPARLGAVVRASHPQIEAAAGIDHNFVLGGEGMRSVAQLECAATATRLDLATDQPGLQVYTANSLDGRHRSTSGVLLRQGDGVALEPQLFPDSPNHPEWPSAVLRPGQTYRSHLRWTVSPTR from the coding sequence ATGACCGTCCTGACCATCGGCCGCGCACCCGGCATCGAGCTGCAGCTCCTCGACCTGGGTGCCACGGTGCACCGACTGCTCGTGACGGGCGGTGACGGGGTGCGACGCAACATCGTCCTGGGGCACCCGACGCCCGAGGAGTACCTCGCGTCCACGGCCTACCTCGGCGGCACGATCGGGCGCTACGCCAACCGCATCGCCGCCGGACGCTTCGAGCTCGACGGCGATCCCGTGACGGTGGGCACGCACGACCGCGGCAACCACCTGCACGGCGGACCGGACGGCTTCGACCGCCGCACCTGGACGATCGCGCGGCACGACGAGATGTTGGTCGAGATGACGCTGACCAGCCCCGCGGGCGACCAAGGCTTCCCGGGCGAGGTGCGCGCATCGGTGACGTTCACGGTGCGCGACGACGCGGTCGACGTCGTCATGACGGCCACGACCTCCGCGCCCACCGTCGTCAACATGACGAACCACGCCTACTTCAACCTCGCCGGCGAGGGGTCGGGTGTCGTCGACGACCACGAGCTGACGGTCGCGGCGCAGGAGTACACCCCGGTCGACGACACCGGCATCCCGCTCGGGGCGCATGCCCCGGTCGACGGCACGCCGTTCGACCTGCGATCGCCCGCCAGGCTCGGCGCCGTTGTGAGAGCGTCCCACCCGCAGATCGAGGCGGCGGCGGGCATCGACCACAACTTCGTGCTCGGCGGCGAGGGCATGCGGTCGGTCGCGCAGCTCGAGTGCGCCGCAACCGCGACGCGCCTCGACCTGGCGACCGACCAGCCGGGGCTGCAGGTCTACACCGCCAACTCCCTCGACGGCCGGCACCGCTCGACCTCGGGCGTCCTGCTGCGACAGGGCGACGGCGTGGCCCTCGAGCCGCAGCTGTTCCCCGACTCGCCGAACCATCCCGAGTGGCCGTCGGCGGTGCTCCGACCGGGGCAGACCTACAGGTCCCACCTGCGGTGGACGGTCAGCCCAACGCGATAG
- a CDS encoding acyl-CoA dehydrogenase family protein yields MSEDMFVLSEEHQAIREAVRAVAENKIAPYAAEVDAQARFPQEAADALLASDFHAPHVPEQYGGAGADALATVLVIEEVARVDVSASLIPAVNKLGSLPVQIGGNEEIKAKYLGKLARGEGGFSYCLSEPDAGSDAANQKTRAVRDGDDWVLNGVKRWITNAGVSEYYTVLAQTDPEKRSKGITAFVVEKSDEGVSFGAPEKKLGIKGSPTREVYLDNVRIPGDRIIGEVGEGFSIAMKTLDHTRVTIAAQAVGVAQGALDYALGYIQERKQFGHAISDFQGLQFMVADMGMKIEAARQLTYAAAGRSERGDKDLTFFGAAAKAFASDTAMQVTTDAVQLLGGYGFTSDYPLERMMRDAKITQIYEGTNQVQRVVMARQLLAGIQSNL; encoded by the coding sequence ATGAGTGAAGACATGTTCGTGCTCTCCGAGGAGCACCAGGCCATCCGCGAGGCCGTCAGGGCCGTCGCCGAGAACAAGATCGCGCCCTACGCGGCCGAGGTCGACGCGCAGGCACGGTTCCCGCAGGAAGCGGCCGATGCGCTGTTGGCCTCGGACTTCCACGCGCCGCACGTCCCGGAGCAGTACGGCGGTGCCGGTGCCGACGCGCTCGCGACCGTCTTGGTCATCGAGGAGGTCGCCCGTGTGGACGTCTCCGCGTCGCTGATCCCGGCCGTCAACAAGCTCGGCTCGCTGCCCGTCCAGATCGGCGGCAACGAGGAGATCAAGGCCAAGTACCTCGGCAAGCTGGCCCGCGGCGAGGGCGGCTTCTCGTACTGCCTCTCGGAGCCCGACGCCGGTTCGGACGCCGCCAACCAGAAGACACGCGCCGTGCGCGACGGAGACGACTGGGTGCTCAACGGCGTCAAGCGCTGGATCACCAACGCCGGCGTCTCGGAGTACTACACCGTGCTCGCGCAGACCGATCCCGAGAAGCGCTCGAAGGGCATCACGGCGTTCGTCGTCGAGAAGTCGGACGAGGGCGTCTCGTTCGGTGCCCCCGAGAAGAAGCTCGGCATCAAGGGATCGCCGACGCGCGAGGTGTACCTCGACAACGTCCGCATCCCCGGCGACCGCATCATCGGCGAGGTCGGCGAGGGCTTCTCGATCGCGATGAAGACCCTCGACCACACGCGCGTCACGATCGCGGCCCAGGCCGTCGGCGTGGCGCAGGGTGCGCTCGACTACGCGCTCGGCTACATCCAGGAGCGCAAGCAGTTCGGCCACGCGATCAGCGACTTCCAGGGCCTGCAGTTCATGGTCGCCGACATGGGCATGAAGATCGAGGCCGCCCGCCAGCTGACGTACGCCGCCGCCGGACGCTCCGAGCGCGGCGACAAGGACCTTACCTTCTTCGGTGCCGCGGCCAAGGCCTTCGCGTCCGACACCGCGATGCAGGTGACGACCGATGCCGTCCAGCTGCTCGGCGGCTACGGATTCACGTCCGACTACCCGCTCGAGCGGATGATGCGCGACGCCAAGATCACGCAGATCTACGAGGGCACCAACCAGGTGCAGCGGGTCGTGATGGCACGGCAGCTGCTGGCCGGCATCCAGTCGAACCTGTAG
- a CDS encoding TetR family transcriptional regulator, translated as MSTVPASARDRLVAAAFDLFDVRGFDETTVDDIARAAGVGRTTFFRHFGSKESVIFPEHDDLLARIAARLDAGDADSRDAAVTEAARLVLRYYVGEGDRARIRYRLISSVPVLKTREIASIRQYQSLFARALSGWADGDPDAVLRAELLASAVVTAHNHVLRRWLRGEVDDPEDAFGHAMSVVLERVPQDAGETTVVIVRTGSAPDQVAAAVQRALRGQ; from the coding sequence ATGTCCACCGTCCCGGCGTCCGCGCGCGACCGACTGGTGGCTGCAGCCTTCGACCTGTTCGACGTCCGCGGTTTCGACGAGACGACGGTCGACGACATCGCCCGCGCGGCTGGTGTGGGTCGGACGACGTTCTTCCGGCACTTCGGCTCGAAGGAGTCGGTGATCTTTCCCGAGCATGACGACTTGTTGGCCCGCATCGCCGCGCGCCTCGATGCCGGAGACGCCGACTCCCGCGACGCCGCCGTCACGGAGGCCGCGCGTCTGGTGCTGCGCTACTACGTGGGCGAGGGCGACCGGGCCCGCATCCGCTACCGGCTGATCTCGTCGGTGCCGGTGCTCAAGACGCGCGAGATCGCCAGCATCCGTCAGTACCAGAGCCTGTTCGCGCGGGCCCTGTCCGGCTGGGCAGACGGCGACCCCGACGCGGTGCTGCGCGCGGAGCTGCTGGCATCGGCGGTCGTGACTGCCCACAACCACGTGCTGCGGCGCTGGCTGCGCGGCGAGGTCGACGACCCCGAGGACGCCTTCGGGCACGCGATGTCGGTCGTGCTGGAGCGGGTGCCCCAGGACGCGGGTGAGACGACCGTCGTTATCGTGCGGACGGGCTCAGCACCCGACCAGGTGGCCGCCGCCGTGCAGCGCGCGCTCCGGGGGCAGTGA
- a CDS encoding metal ABC transporter ATP-binding protein, whose translation MTRHAALRARGLHFSFGDTAVLHDVDLDLPWGAVTAIAGPNGAGKSTLVELLAGVLTLQGGTVDCGEDVALVVQRPAVPDSLPVTVRDVVTMGTWSTRVSRRDRPGRAARQSRVEEALDRVGLADLASRPFARLSGGQRQRVLLAQGIVRQARVFLLDEPAAGLDAASREQTRLLLATAASDGAAVACVTHDEVSIAAADLVIRLDGGRRVG comes from the coding sequence ATGACCCGACATGCGGCGCTGCGCGCCCGAGGCCTGCACTTCTCGTTCGGCGACACCGCCGTGCTGCACGACGTCGACCTCGACCTGCCCTGGGGAGCCGTCACCGCCATCGCTGGCCCCAACGGTGCCGGCAAGTCGACGCTGGTCGAGCTGCTCGCGGGCGTCCTGACGCTGCAGGGCGGCACGGTCGACTGCGGCGAGGACGTCGCGCTCGTCGTCCAGCGACCCGCCGTGCCCGACTCGCTGCCGGTGACGGTCCGCGACGTCGTGACGATGGGCACCTGGAGCACCCGAGTCTCCCGTCGTGATCGCCCCGGACGGGCGGCGAGGCAGTCGCGGGTCGAGGAGGCGCTCGACCGGGTCGGTCTGGCCGATCTGGCGTCGAGACCGTTCGCACGGCTCTCGGGAGGTCAGCGCCAGCGCGTCCTGCTCGCGCAGGGGATCGTCCGGCAGGCTCGCGTGTTCCTGCTCGACGAGCCCGCCGCGGGGCTCGACGCGGCCAGCAGGGAGCAGACCCGACTCCTGCTGGCCACCGCTGCGAGCGATGGCGCGGCGGTCGCCTGCGTGACCCACGACGAGGTCTCGATCGCCGCCGCCGACCTGGTCATCAGGCTCGACGGCGGCCGTCGTGTGGGCTGA
- a CDS encoding 3-hydroxybutyryl-CoA dehydrogenase: MEQVGVIGGGLMGSGIIEVAARAGLDVIGIEISDDAAKAAQQRVEGSLRKAESRGKIESSEVDAVLGRIRFETDLETLADRDLVVEAASEDEQIKLELFRTLGQILSKDDAILASNTSSIPIVKLGAVSGRANHVMGVHFFNPAPVMQLVELIPSLTTSAETLDRMRGWVTDTLGKKPIDATDRAGFVVNSLLVPYLLSAIRMYEAGYASAADIDRGMVLGCGHPMGPLALSDLIGLDTIKAIGTSMYDEFKEPLYSPPPLLDRMVDAGLLGKKSGQGFYGYDGK; encoded by the coding sequence ATCGAGCAGGTCGGAGTCATCGGCGGAGGGCTGATGGGCTCGGGCATCATCGAGGTCGCCGCGCGCGCCGGCCTCGACGTCATCGGCATCGAGATCAGCGACGACGCGGCCAAGGCGGCGCAGCAGCGGGTCGAGGGCTCGCTGCGCAAGGCGGAGTCACGCGGCAAGATCGAGTCGTCCGAGGTCGACGCCGTGCTGGGACGCATCCGGTTCGAGACCGACCTCGAGACCCTGGCCGACCGCGACCTCGTCGTCGAGGCCGCCAGCGAGGACGAGCAGATCAAGCTCGAGCTGTTCCGCACCCTCGGACAGATCCTGAGCAAGGACGACGCGATCCTCGCGTCCAACACCTCGTCCATCCCGATCGTCAAGCTCGGTGCCGTCTCTGGCCGCGCCAACCACGTCATGGGCGTGCACTTCTTCAACCCCGCACCGGTCATGCAGCTCGTCGAGCTCATCCCGTCGCTGACGACGTCGGCCGAGACGCTCGACCGCATGCGCGGCTGGGTCACCGACACCCTGGGCAAGAAGCCCATCGACGCGACCGACCGCGCAGGGTTCGTCGTCAACAGCCTGCTCGTGCCCTACCTGCTCAGCGCGATCCGCATGTACGAGGCCGGCTACGCCTCGGCCGCCGACATCGACCGCGGCATGGTGCTGGGCTGCGGCCACCCCATGGGTCCGCTCGCGCTGTCCGACCTGATCGGCCTCGACACCATCAAGGCGATCGGCACCTCGATGTACGACGAGTTCAAGGAGCCCCTCTACTCGCCCCCGCCGCTGCTCGACCGCATGGTCGACGCGGGCCTCTTGGGCAAGAAGTCCGGCCAGGGCTTCTACGGATACGACGGAAAGTGA
- the aztD gene encoding zinc metallochaperone AztD produces MIRHTHRRRGLTAATALTGIALVLTGCSSGPDEKSAKKQDGPASATGRLAVSTPGGISVLDAETLKVVDQFTTEQFTRLNAAGDGQHVFVTTSKGFQLLDTATPKLTDTVVPATTAGHVVRHADKTVLFDDGTGTTSIFDTADLTEPTSTYTAPAAHHGVSIVLEDGTLLTTVGDETSRSGATAMTKSGDDWTETTSTDQCPGIHGEGTAKDEAVVFGCEDGALLYSGGAFEKLDAPDEFGRMGNAYVSETSPIVVGDYKTDPDAEGYLLNAVTLIDTANKTLEVVDLPDDVQYTFRDVARGPGDRAYILSTDGNIHVLEPTTGELVDEIPVVEPWEGPVEWQDAHPAITVDGDVAYVTEPATRSVHAVDLTTGTITATTTLDAAPNEIAIALG; encoded by the coding sequence ATGATCCGACACACCCACCGACGCAGGGGGCTCACCGCCGCCACGGCACTGACGGGCATCGCCCTCGTCCTCACCGGCTGCTCCTCCGGACCTGACGAGAAGTCGGCGAAGAAGCAGGACGGGCCCGCCAGTGCCACTGGACGCCTCGCCGTCTCGACGCCCGGCGGCATCAGCGTCCTCGATGCCGAGACCCTCAAGGTCGTCGACCAGTTCACGACCGAGCAGTTCACGCGCCTCAATGCGGCCGGCGACGGCCAGCACGTCTTCGTCACGACGTCGAAGGGCTTCCAGCTGCTCGACACCGCGACACCGAAGCTCACCGACACCGTCGTCCCCGCCACGACGGCTGGACACGTCGTCCGTCACGCCGACAAGACCGTGCTGTTCGACGACGGCACCGGCACGACCTCGATCTTCGACACGGCCGACCTGACCGAGCCCACCAGCACCTACACCGCCCCGGCAGCCCACCACGGCGTGTCGATCGTCCTGGAGGACGGCACGCTCCTGACGACCGTCGGCGACGAGACCTCGCGTTCGGGAGCCACGGCGATGACCAAGAGCGGCGACGACTGGACCGAGACCACGTCCACCGACCAGTGCCCCGGCATCCACGGCGAGGGCACCGCCAAGGACGAGGCCGTCGTCTTCGGCTGCGAGGACGGTGCCCTGCTCTACTCAGGCGGCGCGTTCGAGAAGCTCGACGCACCCGACGAGTTCGGCCGCATGGGCAACGCCTACGTCTCCGAGACCAGCCCGATCGTCGTCGGCGACTACAAGACCGACCCCGACGCCGAGGGCTACCTCCTCAACGCCGTGACGCTGATCGACACGGCGAACAAGACGCTCGAGGTCGTCGACCTGCCGGACGACGTCCAGTACACGTTCCGCGACGTGGCCCGCGGTCCCGGCGACCGCGCGTACATCCTGTCGACCGACGGCAACATCCACGTCCTCGAGCCGACGACCGGCGAGCTCGTCGACGAGATCCCCGTGGTCGAGCCCTGGGAGGGTCCCGTGGAGTGGCAGGACGCCCACCCGGCGATCACGGTCGACGGCGACGTCGCCTATGTCACCGAGCCCGCCACGAGGTCGGTGCACGCCGTCGACCTGACGACGGGCACGATCACCGCCACGACCACGCTCGACGCCGCACCCAACGAGATCGCTATCGCGTTGGGCTGA
- a CDS encoding TetR/AcrR family transcriptional regulator encodes MSTDVDPCELARPLRADAVRNRELILCTAAQVFAEQGLEAGYDEIARRAGIGVGTVYRRFPERAGLIQALFESQIAEVIDLAEQAAERPDSWDGLVWFLERAIERQVADRGLKEVLVRSISEEEHRAMGRERFRPAIEGLVVRAQRDGTLRGDVSTTDIGINVMVISSMTTPGHPELWRRYFALFVDGLRARPDQAPLPLAAPEDDAMDALMCSLRGRD; translated from the coding sequence ATGTCGACCGACGTGGACCCCTGCGAGCTGGCCCGCCCCCTGCGCGCCGACGCCGTCCGCAACCGCGAGCTGATCCTCTGCACCGCGGCCCAGGTCTTCGCCGAGCAGGGTCTCGAGGCCGGCTACGACGAGATCGCCCGCCGCGCAGGCATCGGCGTCGGTACGGTCTACCGCCGGTTCCCCGAGCGTGCCGGGCTGATCCAGGCGCTGTTCGAGTCGCAGATCGCCGAGGTCATCGACCTGGCGGAGCAGGCTGCGGAGCGTCCGGACTCGTGGGACGGGCTCGTCTGGTTCCTCGAGCGGGCGATCGAGCGCCAGGTGGCCGACCGTGGGCTCAAGGAGGTGCTCGTGCGCTCGATCTCCGAAGAGGAGCACCGGGCGATGGGACGCGAACGGTTCCGTCCCGCGATCGAGGGCCTGGTCGTGCGGGCGCAGCGCGACGGGACGCTGCGCGGCGACGTGTCGACCACCGACATCGGCATCAACGTGATGGTCATCAGCTCGATGACCACTCCGGGCCACCCCGAGCTCTGGCGGCGTTACTTCGCGCTGTTCGTCGACGGCCTCCGTGCGCGGCCCGACCAGGCCCCCTTGCCGCTCGCCGCGCCCGAGGACGATGCGATGGACGCCCTCATGTGCAGCCTGCGCGGTCGCGACTGA
- the aztB gene encoding zinc ABC transporter permease AztB has product MHWLTDPFSADFVLRALLGGGLAAVICGVVGTWVVIRGMAFLGEAIGHGMLPGVALATVVGAPVMLGGAVSAIAMSALVGVLQRRGRLSYDTSIGLLFVAMLSLGVIIVSHSRSYATDATAILFGDVLAIDRADLAALLVAALVAVVVTAALHRSFVAAAFDTRIATTLGLRPRLAQLALVALVTLAVVASYQAVGSLLVVGLLLAPSVAAGPWTTSIPARMAVAVGFGWLAVLIGLLCSWHADTAAGASIAAAAIALAGLSSLAAQALSTATPGRRS; this is encoded by the coding sequence GTGCACTGGCTCACCGATCCCTTCTCCGCCGACTTCGTGCTGCGCGCACTGCTCGGCGGCGGCCTCGCGGCCGTCATCTGCGGCGTCGTCGGCACGTGGGTCGTCATCCGCGGCATGGCCTTCCTGGGCGAGGCGATCGGACACGGGATGCTGCCGGGAGTCGCTCTCGCCACCGTCGTCGGGGCACCCGTGATGCTCGGCGGAGCCGTCAGCGCCATCGCGATGAGCGCGCTGGTCGGCGTGCTGCAGCGGCGTGGCCGGTTGTCGTACGACACCAGCATCGGGCTGCTGTTCGTCGCGATGCTGTCGCTCGGCGTGATCATCGTGTCGCACTCGCGCAGCTACGCGACCGACGCGACCGCGATCCTGTTCGGCGACGTCCTCGCGATCGACCGGGCCGACCTCGCGGCGCTGCTGGTGGCCGCCCTCGTCGCTGTCGTCGTGACCGCCGCACTGCACCGGTCGTTCGTCGCAGCGGCGTTCGACACCCGCATCGCCACGACGCTCGGCCTCCGACCGCGGCTCGCCCAGCTCGCGCTGGTCGCCCTCGTGACCCTGGCCGTCGTCGCCTCGTACCAGGCCGTGGGGTCGCTGCTGGTCGTCGGACTGCTGCTCGCGCCGTCGGTCGCTGCTGGGCCCTGGACGACCAGCATCCCCGCCCGCATGGCCGTCGCGGTCGGCTTCGGCTGGCTCGCCGTGCTGATCGGGCTGCTGTGCTCGTGGCACGCCGACACCGCCGCGGGAGCATCCATCGCCGCAGCCGCGATCGCTCTGGCCGGCCTCTCCTCCCTCGCCGCGCAAGCCCTGTCCACCGCCACCCCCGGAAGGCGCTCATGA
- a CDS encoding phosphatase PAP2 family protein has product MTTYNGRLTRPAATIVAVAPGLREIATLTVLWFTYAFSRVAANDDLAAARDRAGDVLGVERFLHIDIESWLNHAVTPISQIAVPMSFWYASLHYLVTPAVLVFLFVRHRADYSRARNAIVIGSAIGLACYVLWPAAPPRLMPGGAYLDTLVTTSDIGWWSGQTSLPGGLGQMANELAAMPSLHVGWTVWVAWALWRHVGMTGRALSVLYALGTTAVVVGTGNHWVLDAVAGAAVIAAGIAISGRIDQRARPGS; this is encoded by the coding sequence GTGACCACGTACAACGGACGGTTGACGCGTCCGGCCGCCACGATCGTCGCGGTGGCACCCGGCCTGCGCGAGATCGCGACCCTGACGGTCCTGTGGTTCACGTACGCCTTCAGCCGGGTCGCCGCCAACGACGACCTGGCCGCCGCCCGCGATCGCGCCGGCGACGTGCTGGGCGTCGAGCGCTTCCTGCACATCGACATCGAGTCGTGGCTCAACCACGCGGTGACGCCGATCTCGCAGATCGCCGTGCCGATGTCGTTCTGGTACGCCTCGCTGCACTACCTCGTGACGCCGGCGGTGCTGGTGTTCCTGTTCGTGCGGCACCGCGCCGACTACTCCCGAGCACGCAATGCGATCGTCATCGGCTCGGCGATCGGGCTGGCCTGCTACGTGCTGTGGCCGGCCGCTCCGCCGCGCCTCATGCCGGGCGGGGCGTACCTCGACACGCTCGTCACCACGTCGGACATCGGCTGGTGGAGCGGGCAGACCTCGCTGCCGGGCGGCCTCGGGCAGATGGCCAACGAGCTGGCGGCGATGCCGTCGCTGCACGTCGGCTGGACCGTCTGGGTCGCCTGGGCCCTGTGGCGCCACGTGGGCATGACGGGCCGGGCCCTCAGCGTGCTCTACGCGCTCGGCACCACCGCGGTCGTCGTGGGCACCGGCAACCACTGGGTGCTGGACGCCGTCGCAGGAGCCGCCGTCATCGCCGCCGGCATCGCGATCTCCGGACGCATCGACCAGCGAGCACGGCCCGGGTCGTGA
- the aztC gene encoding zinc ABC transporter substrate-binding protein AztC encodes MRRAALAAIAMALTLGACSATSGSDRPLVVVTTNILGDVVEQVLGDQADVTVLMPPDSDPHSSEISAKQAAMMGDADLIVSNGLGLEEGLQQHLDRAEEAGAPVLVAGDHVDVVPYAAGDAEGADDPHFWTDPATMVDVVDALEERAAEVDGIDAARLERDATAYRAELTALDTQMTAAFAAIPPERRALVTNHHVFGYLAHRYDFRVVGAVIPGGTTLAAPSAADLRDLSEAVSTAGVSTIFAESSQPDRLVQVLADEARIDVDVVELFTESLTEKDGGAETYLQMMRANTQRIAAGLTR; translated from the coding sequence ATGAGGCGCGCCGCCCTGGCAGCCATCGCCATGGCCTTGACGCTCGGAGCGTGCTCGGCGACGAGCGGCTCCGACCGCCCGCTCGTCGTGGTGACGACCAACATCCTCGGTGACGTCGTCGAGCAGGTGCTGGGCGACCAAGCCGACGTCACGGTGCTGATGCCGCCCGACTCCGACCCCCACTCGTCGGAGATCTCGGCCAAGCAGGCCGCCATGATGGGCGACGCCGACCTCATCGTCTCCAACGGCCTCGGGCTCGAAGAGGGGCTGCAGCAGCACCTCGACCGCGCCGAAGAGGCCGGCGCGCCGGTGCTGGTGGCCGGCGACCACGTCGACGTCGTCCCCTACGCGGCGGGCGACGCCGAAGGCGCGGACGATCCGCACTTCTGGACCGATCCGGCCACGATGGTCGACGTCGTCGACGCACTCGAGGAGAGGGCCGCCGAGGTCGACGGCATCGACGCCGCCCGCCTGGAGCGCGACGCCACCGCCTACCGCGCCGAGCTCACCGCGCTCGACACCCAGATGACCGCAGCCTTCGCCGCGATCCCGCCCGAGCGTCGCGCGCTGGTGACCAACCACCACGTCTTCGGCTACCTCGCGCACCGCTACGACTTCCGCGTCGTGGGGGCCGTCATCCCCGGCGGCACGACCTTGGCGGCCCCCAGCGCTGCCGACCTGCGCGACCTCAGCGAGGCCGTCTCGACAGCAGGCGTGTCGACGATCTTCGCCGAGTCCTCGCAACCCGACCGGCTCGTCCAGGTGCTGGCCGACGAGGCCCGCATCGACGTCGACGTCGTCGAGCTCTTCACCGAGTCGCTGACCGAGAAGGACGGCGGCGCCGAGACGTACCTGCAGATGATGCGCGCCAACACCCAGCGCATCGCCGCCGGCCTCACCCGCTGA